A region from the Bdellovibrio bacteriovorus genome encodes:
- a CDS encoding glycoside hydrolase family 2 protein — translation MPQRNEITLDPYPRKNFQRSNWMSLNGTWSFLFDDSQAFSHPSQIKEWPLKIQVPFVPECKASGIGDTGFHPRCWYQRRFEVQRIARKRILLHFGAVDYQAKVWVNNSYMGCHEGGHTPFTLDITEALSDSGDQVISVCADDDPFDLAKPRGKQDWQKDPHSIWYPRTSGIWQTVWLEEVFETYIEKLRLTPLIERWEVGCEVFVTGPCADGLQVRVRMECEGKLLAQDSYDVVHKEVHRRIAFSDPGIDDFRNELLWSPEKPTLITVHVELWDRNFLLDKVKSYTALRSVAFHGDRFMLNGRPYYLRMVLDQGYWPDTFMTPPSSEALKLDIELIKAAGFNGVRKHQKIEDPEFFYWADVLGLVVWGEMPSAYRFTHESVERILKEWVEVIGRDMNHPSVILWVPFNESWGVPDLAEKESHQHCVQALYHITKTLDPTRPCIGNDGWESTATDLLGIHDYDDQPERLLKKYTSHQNIGDVLTKYRPGGRVLTVEGYPHGGQPVMITEFGGIAFVDPSECTSTWGYSSVQSSGEFRRKYEKLMDAIHRIELFCGFCYTQFTDTFQEANGLFKADRTPKFSINAMARATRGAGYTRGELLSTPQPPPLPPPEPDLDI, via the coding sequence ATGCCACAACGAAATGAAATCACCTTAGATCCGTATCCCCGAAAAAACTTTCAACGAAGTAATTGGATGTCACTCAACGGCACTTGGTCTTTTTTATTTGATGACTCACAGGCCTTTTCACATCCGTCACAAATTAAAGAATGGCCATTAAAGATCCAGGTTCCCTTCGTGCCCGAATGTAAGGCGAGTGGCATTGGCGACACGGGCTTTCATCCGCGATGTTGGTATCAGCGCCGTTTTGAAGTGCAACGAATTGCGCGCAAACGCATCTTACTGCATTTTGGTGCCGTTGATTATCAAGCCAAAGTTTGGGTGAACAACTCGTACATGGGTTGTCATGAAGGTGGACACACTCCGTTTACTCTGGATATCACCGAAGCCCTCAGTGACAGCGGCGATCAAGTGATTTCGGTGTGTGCCGATGATGATCCTTTTGATCTCGCGAAACCTCGTGGCAAGCAGGATTGGCAAAAAGATCCGCACAGCATCTGGTATCCACGCACCAGCGGAATTTGGCAAACGGTGTGGCTTGAAGAAGTCTTTGAGACATATATAGAAAAGCTGCGTCTGACTCCATTGATTGAAAGATGGGAAGTGGGCTGCGAAGTCTTTGTCACAGGTCCTTGTGCTGATGGACTTCAAGTGCGCGTGCGCATGGAATGTGAAGGCAAGCTTTTAGCACAAGACTCCTACGACGTTGTTCACAAAGAAGTGCATCGTCGCATTGCTTTTTCGGATCCTGGTATTGATGACTTCCGTAATGAACTTTTATGGAGTCCTGAAAAGCCCACACTTATCACCGTTCATGTAGAACTGTGGGATCGTAATTTTCTTTTAGATAAAGTGAAAAGCTACACCGCTTTGCGAAGTGTCGCCTTTCACGGCGATCGCTTTATGTTAAATGGCCGTCCTTATTATCTGCGTATGGTCTTGGATCAAGGCTACTGGCCAGACACATTTATGACGCCTCCGTCGTCGGAAGCTTTGAAACTAGATATCGAATTGATCAAAGCCGCAGGATTTAATGGTGTTCGTAAACACCAGAAAATTGAAGATCCTGAGTTCTTTTATTGGGCGGACGTTTTGGGACTTGTCGTGTGGGGAGAAATGCCAAGTGCTTACCGCTTCACGCACGAGTCCGTTGAAAGAATTCTGAAAGAGTGGGTCGAAGTCATCGGTCGCGATATGAATCATCCCAGCGTGATTTTGTGGGTGCCTTTTAACGAATCCTGGGGGGTGCCGGACCTCGCCGAAAAGGAAAGTCATCAACATTGCGTGCAGGCTCTTTACCATATCACGAAAACTCTGGATCCCACGCGGCCTTGTATCGGCAACGACGGGTGGGAAAGCACGGCGACGGATCTTTTAGGAATTCATGACTATGATGATCAGCCGGAGCGGCTTTTAAAAAAATACACGTCTCACCAAAATATCGGTGATGTACTGACGAAGTATCGTCCCGGGGGCCGAGTTCTCACCGTGGAAGGCTATCCGCATGGAGGACAGCCCGTGATGATCACCGAGTTTGGCGGGATTGCTTTTGTCGATCCTTCTGAGTGCACCTCGACGTGGGGTTACTCTTCGGTGCAATCGTCGGGAGAATTTAGAAGAAAGTATGAAAAGTTGATGGACGCTATTCATCGCATCGAACTTTTTTGCGGTTTCTGTTACACGCAGTTCACCGATACATTTCAAGAGGCGAACGGACTTTTTAAGGCCGATCGCACACCAAAGTTTTCGATCAATGCGATGGCGCGGGCCACACGCGGTGCCGGATATACGCGAGGCGAGCTGTTATCAACGCCGCAACCGCCGCCGCTTCCGCCCCCAGAACCTGATTTAGATATTTAA
- a CDS encoding SRPBCC family protein: protein MEKEIVSSKESQRVNTLPDDIYTEEAITIKASAQELYNFWRDVTHFTLFTDQLESVVVTSETKSHWVWKALKGKKTIEWDCEIVQEVPFSLIAWKSTGATEDLQHSGRVEFLELPYGRGTQVKVKLAYDLPGGKITELFEKLLGESPGRNLRLNLFKLRALFEAREIPTVEGQSAGNNREHETKTALH from the coding sequence ATGGAAAAAGAAATAGTCAGCTCCAAGGAAAGCCAACGTGTCAACACCTTACCGGATGACATTTACACCGAAGAGGCGATCACCATCAAAGCTTCCGCGCAGGAACTTTACAACTTCTGGCGGGATGTGACTCACTTCACTCTTTTCACGGATCAGTTAGAATCCGTCGTCGTGACTTCAGAGACGAAATCCCATTGGGTGTGGAAAGCCCTGAAAGGCAAAAAGACGATCGAATGGGACTGTGAGATTGTTCAAGAAGTGCCTTTTTCTTTAATCGCCTGGAAATCCACGGGAGCCACCGAAGACCTTCAGCATTCGGGACGAGTGGAGTTTTTAGAGCTGCCATATGGGCGAGGCACCCAAGTGAAAGTGAAGCTCGCTTATGATCTTCCCGGGGGGAAAATCACAGAGCTCTTTGAAAAACTTCTTGGTGAAAGTCCGGGCCGAAACCTGCGTTTAAATTTATTTAAACTGCGCGCCCTTTTTGAAGCCCGAGAGATTCCAACAGTGGAAGGGCAGTCTGCAGGCAACAATCGAGAACACGAAACTAAAACGGCACTTCATTAA
- a CDS encoding glycosyltransferase family 1 protein has protein sequence MSLTCEASDLLVFSHLRWNFVFQRPQHLMSRFATFRRVYFIEEPIFHSNDEAELELHQSKEGVTVVVPHLPEKIGSKDHDFVLQKLLDNLMNEEMIEEYAAWYYTPMALNFSRHLSPAVTIYDCMDELSKFHGAPRELIDREQELLKKADLVFTGGYSLYEAKKDKHDNVHPFPSGIDVHHFNTARGNKNDPEDQEHIPHPRMGFIGVIDERMDIELVRKTAELRSDWNFIMIGPVVKIDPASLPKLPNIHYLGKKDYADLPKYMAGWDCALMPFARNEATRFISPTKTPEYLAAGCPVVSTPIRDVVEPYGNRSLVAIGETAEEFVAHIEEALDRNKYDAEWLGTVDEFLKDISWDETWKKMAHLETHHARLKSMPPGMTNPETMNINFLRGM, from the coding sequence ATGAGTCTTACTTGTGAAGCTTCAGACTTGCTTGTGTTCTCTCACTTACGCTGGAACTTTGTATTCCAAAGACCCCAACATCTTATGTCGCGTTTCGCGACCTTTCGTCGAGTGTACTTCATCGAAGAGCCCATCTTTCACTCTAATGATGAAGCAGAACTAGAGCTGCATCAGTCCAAAGAAGGAGTGACGGTAGTCGTTCCTCACCTGCCAGAAAAAATCGGATCTAAGGATCATGACTTTGTTCTGCAAAAACTTTTGGACAACCTGATGAATGAAGAAATGATTGAAGAATATGCGGCCTGGTACTACACGCCGATGGCGCTGAACTTCAGTCGACATCTTTCTCCAGCCGTGACCATTTATGATTGCATGGATGAACTATCTAAGTTTCACGGTGCTCCCCGCGAGCTGATTGACCGAGAGCAAGAGCTTTTGAAAAAAGCCGACCTGGTGTTTACAGGCGGCTATTCGCTGTATGAAGCCAAAAAAGATAAGCACGACAATGTCCATCCCTTCCCCAGTGGAATTGACGTTCATCACTTCAACACCGCTCGCGGAAACAAGAACGACCCTGAAGATCAAGAGCATATTCCCCATCCACGCATGGGTTTCATCGGGGTTATTGATGAAAGAATGGACATCGAGCTGGTTCGCAAAACGGCGGAACTTCGCTCGGACTGGAACTTCATTATGATCGGGCCGGTTGTAAAAATAGATCCAGCAAGTTTACCGAAGCTTCCCAATATTCACTATCTCGGTAAAAAAGATTATGCGGATCTTCCTAAATACATGGCGGGGTGGGATTGCGCCTTAATGCCTTTTGCCCGCAATGAAGCGACTCGCTTTATCAGTCCGACTAAAACTCCAGAATATCTAGCGGCCGGATGTCCCGTGGTTTCCACACCTATTCGCGATGTCGTAGAACCTTACGGCAATCGCAGTTTGGTCGCGATTGGCGAAACCGCCGAAGAATTCGTCGCTCACATTGAAGAGGCTTTGGATCGCAATAAGTATGATGCCGAGTGGTTAGGAACTGTCGACGAGTTTTTAAAAGACATTTCTTGGGACGAAACCTGGAAGAAGATGGCGCACTTAGAAACCCATCACGCGCGTTTGAAATCCATGCCTCCGGGAATGACGAATCCTGAAACAATGAACATCAACTTTTTACGGGGAATGTGA
- the glf gene encoding UDP-galactopyranose mutase, with translation MKTEIGIAGAGFAGAVLARELAETGRFKITVFDEREHIAGNCHTVRDPETGVMVHEYGPHIFNTSRQDVWDYVNRWSNFIPFTNRVKAFTEKGVFSLPVNLLTINQFFQKKMTPLEAEEFIKEQSKKDISEPRTFEEQALKFLGPDLYHNFFYGYTKKQWGVEPTELPASILKRLPVRFNYDDNYYNQKYQGIPQEGYTVIVQKILDHPAIEVRLKTRLSPEDKSKFHHIFWSGPMDGYFKFKLGRLRYRTLKFERFTAEGDFQGNPVINYCEEKVPYTRITEHKHFAPWEEHKKTVCFKEYSALCTEKDTPYYPLRLSEDMSLLKQYMELAESEKNVTFIGRLGTYRYLDMHVVIGESLDLAKVCLDENITEWPRFSHSPI, from the coding sequence ATGAAAACGGAAATAGGAATTGCCGGAGCCGGTTTCGCCGGAGCAGTTTTAGCTCGAGAGCTTGCAGAAACCGGTCGCTTCAAAATCACAGTTTTTGATGAGCGCGAACATATCGCGGGGAATTGTCACACCGTGCGTGACCCCGAAACCGGCGTCATGGTGCATGAATACGGCCCTCATATCTTTAATACCAGCCGTCAAGATGTCTGGGACTATGTCAATCGTTGGTCGAATTTCATTCCGTTCACAAATCGTGTGAAGGCTTTCACCGAAAAAGGCGTTTTTTCACTGCCAGTGAATCTTTTGACTATCAATCAATTCTTTCAAAAAAAGATGACTCCTCTTGAGGCTGAAGAGTTTATCAAAGAACAAAGCAAGAAAGATATTTCTGAACCCCGAACATTTGAAGAACAAGCCTTGAAGTTTTTGGGACCGGATCTTTATCACAATTTCTTTTATGGCTACACAAAGAAGCAATGGGGTGTCGAGCCTACAGAACTTCCCGCCTCCATCTTAAAGCGCCTTCCGGTACGCTTTAATTACGACGATAACTACTACAACCAGAAATATCAGGGTATCCCTCAAGAGGGATACACCGTCATTGTGCAAAAGATCCTCGATCACCCCGCAATCGAAGTTCGCCTGAAAACCCGTCTTTCTCCGGAAGATAAATCCAAGTTCCATCACATCTTTTGGAGCGGCCCGATGGATGGGTATTTTAAATTCAAATTAGGACGCCTGCGCTATCGCACGTTGAAATTTGAACGCTTTACGGCCGAAGGAGATTTTCAAGGAAATCCTGTTATTAACTATTGCGAAGAAAAAGTGCCTTACACTCGCATCACAGAGCACAAGCACTTTGCTCCGTGGGAAGAACATAAAAAAACCGTGTGCTTTAAAGAGTACAGCGCTTTATGCACGGAAAAAGACACTCCCTATTATCCTTTGCGGCTCTCTGAAGATATGTCGCTCCTGAAGCAGTACATGGAGCTTGCGGAGTCCGAAAAGAATGTGACCTTTATTGGACGCTTGGGGACCTATCGCTATCTCGACATGCATGTCGTGATTGGTGAATCGCTAGATCTTGCCAAAGTGTGCTTAGACGAAAATATAACAGAATGGCCCCGCTTTAGCCATTCTCCGATTTAA
- the galE gene encoding UDP-glucose 4-epimerase GalE, producing MRVLVTGGAGYIGSHVVRQLIEEGHQVLVLDDLSEGHLKAVHPEALFIPGSTAHSELLVKTFQEYRIEAVLHFAANIEVAESVENPYKYYHNNVANTLTLLRAMHDAKVEKLVFSSTAAVYGEPQEIPVEEHHLRQPVNPYGKSKMMVEMIIEDFAKAYGLQYAVLRYFNVCGAAPDASIGEDHPHETHLIPRILKSALQAKPEVKIFGTDYPTPDGTCVRDYIHVMDLATAHTLALTSLRPGNSEVYNIGSEKGFSVREILQACERATQVEFIVKEEKRRPGDPAVLVASSQKIQRKLGWQRMYPHIDTIIAHAWNWHRTHPNGYSEKHAEFKTQYQQL from the coding sequence ATGCGTGTACTAGTTACTGGCGGCGCCGGTTACATCGGAAGTCACGTCGTTCGCCAACTCATCGAGGAAGGACATCAGGTGCTGGTCCTTGATGATCTTTCAGAGGGACATTTAAAAGCGGTTCACCCGGAAGCTTTATTTATTCCCGGGAGCACCGCGCACTCCGAACTCTTAGTTAAGACTTTTCAAGAATATAGAATTGAAGCCGTCCTGCACTTTGCTGCAAATATCGAAGTCGCAGAAAGCGTCGAAAATCCCTACAAGTACTATCACAACAACGTCGCCAACACGCTCACTCTTTTGCGAGCCATGCATGATGCCAAAGTTGAAAAGCTGGTGTTTTCATCCACGGCCGCAGTTTACGGCGAACCTCAAGAAATTCCCGTCGAAGAACATCACTTGCGTCAGCCCGTAAATCCGTATGGCAAAAGCAAAATGATGGTGGAAATGATTATCGAGGACTTTGCGAAAGCCTATGGTCTTCAGTACGCCGTCCTCAGATACTTCAACGTCTGCGGCGCGGCTCCGGACGCCTCTATCGGCGAAGATCATCCACATGAAACTCATCTGATCCCGCGTATTTTAAAATCCGCGCTGCAGGCAAAGCCCGAGGTTAAAATCTTTGGCACCGATTACCCTACACCCGATGGAACCTGTGTCCGTGATTATATCCACGTCATGGATTTAGCGACAGCACACACCTTGGCTTTAACCTCACTAAGACCTGGCAATAGCGAAGTCTATAACATCGGAAGTGAAAAAGGATTTTCCGTTCGCGAAATCCTGCAAGCTTGCGAACGAGCGACGCAAGTCGAATTTATCGTCAAAGAAGAAAAGCGTCGGCCCGGCGATCCGGCGGTCCTCGTGGCCAGCAGTCAAAAGATTCAACGCAAATTGGGTTGGCAAAGAATGTATCCGCATATTGACACGATCATTGCTCATGCCTGGAACTGGCATCGCACTCATCCCAACGGATACAGCGAAAAACATGCGGAATTCAAAACACAGTATCAACAACTCTAG
- a CDS encoding dTDP-4-dehydrorhamnose reductase family protein encodes MECTLNRVGNRYFNQLDYNGHLLRDSDLDMFAQLGAQRIRYPCVWEQVSSKEGVYSWHGMDQRLDALRKRGLVPIAGLLHHGSGPLFTNLLDPQFPEKFARYARDFATRYPWINDYTPINEILTTSRFSCLYGHWFPHRHDDRSFTKALYLQCKATSLAMREIRKINPQARLIQTEDMGRVESTELLRYQRDFENNRRWLSFDLLMGKVDSSHPLYTYIKNGVTDAELKWLQDHPCVPDILGINHYQLSNRYLDERLEFYPSFLHGGNHLHAYADVGAIDTGQLVSASPYEIFKEVWERYKLPIAVTEAHTRGYREDQMLWLSEIWQATTKLLAERADVRAVTAWSLLGTFNWNSLCTRDERFYEPGVFDLRTPDGSPRPTVLTKMVKSLSETGSFEHPLLNESVRWRNPSRALYAPASLYSELSTPTKNRKAVLITGGRGTLGRAFARVCAIRNIPYFLLDRSQMDITNREKVRETLNDIKPWAVINAAGYVKVDRAEFEALKCFKENVEGPRILAEECAKDGIAFLTFSSDMVFDGLQENPYLESSRVSPLNVYGRSKAQAEEKVLTANESALVVRTSSFFGPWDEYNFITRCLKTVNRNLNFYAPEDTKVSPTYVPDLVNASLDLLVDQEKGLIHLTNDADVSWSDFAAMAVSHLPENKSDYIIKKSYQELGAVARRPLHSSLSSERFRILPPLEEALDRYFQQLEIAIL; translated from the coding sequence ATGGAATGCACGTTGAATCGAGTGGGCAATCGCTATTTCAACCAACTTGATTACAACGGACATCTCTTAAGAGACAGCGATCTGGATATGTTTGCGCAACTTGGAGCTCAACGTATTCGCTATCCTTGTGTGTGGGAACAGGTCTCAAGCAAAGAAGGCGTCTATAGCTGGCACGGCATGGACCAGCGATTGGACGCTCTTCGCAAGCGAGGACTCGTGCCGATTGCAGGACTGCTTCATCATGGAAGCGGCCCGCTTTTTACGAATTTGTTGGATCCCCAGTTTCCCGAAAAATTCGCACGTTACGCGCGTGACTTTGCCACTCGTTATCCTTGGATCAATGACTATACTCCGATCAACGAAATTCTGACGACTTCAAGATTTAGCTGTTTGTACGGGCATTGGTTCCCGCACCGACACGACGACCGCAGCTTTACGAAGGCGCTGTATTTACAATGCAAGGCCACTTCACTAGCTATGCGGGAAATCCGAAAGATCAATCCCCAAGCGCGCCTGATTCAGACTGAAGACATGGGGCGCGTTGAAAGCACCGAGCTGCTTCGCTACCAGCGCGACTTTGAAAACAATCGACGTTGGCTGAGCTTTGACCTTTTAATGGGAAAAGTAGATTCATCACATCCGCTCTATACATATATAAAAAATGGTGTGACCGATGCGGAACTCAAATGGCTGCAGGACCACCCTTGTGTTCCCGACATTTTAGGCATTAATCACTACCAGCTCAGCAATCGCTATTTAGATGAGCGCCTCGAGTTTTATCCTTCATTTCTTCATGGTGGGAATCATCTGCACGCATATGCCGACGTTGGCGCGATTGATACGGGACAACTGGTATCGGCCTCGCCCTATGAAATTTTCAAAGAGGTGTGGGAGCGCTACAAACTGCCAATAGCTGTCACCGAAGCCCACACACGCGGCTATCGCGAAGACCAGATGTTGTGGTTGTCAGAGATTTGGCAGGCCACCACAAAACTTCTTGCGGAACGAGCCGATGTTCGCGCCGTGACGGCTTGGAGCCTGTTGGGCACATTTAATTGGAATTCGCTCTGCACACGTGATGAACGATTTTATGAACCCGGCGTTTTTGATCTTCGCACTCCCGATGGAAGCCCTCGTCCCACCGTTCTAACCAAGATGGTGAAGTCACTTTCTGAAACGGGATCGTTTGAACATCCTTTATTGAATGAATCCGTGCGCTGGCGAAATCCTTCGCGCGCCCTCTATGCGCCGGCGTCCCTTTATTCTGAGCTTTCGACTCCGACGAAAAATCGCAAGGCCGTTTTAATCACCGGTGGTCGCGGCACCTTAGGCCGCGCGTTTGCTCGCGTTTGCGCTATTCGCAATATTCCTTATTTTTTATTAGATCGCAGCCAGATGGATATAACAAACCGTGAAAAGGTGCGGGAAACCTTGAATGACATTAAACCTTGGGCGGTTATCAATGCCGCCGGATACGTCAAAGTAGACCGCGCGGAATTTGAAGCCTTGAAGTGTTTTAAAGAAAATGTCGAAGGCCCGCGTATCCTGGCTGAAGAGTGCGCCAAAGACGGCATCGCATTTCTAACATTTTCTTCCGACATGGTTTTTGATGGACTGCAAGAAAACCCCTACCTTGAAAGCAGTCGAGTTTCTCCATTGAACGTATACGGACGTTCGAAGGCGCAGGCCGAAGAAAAAGTTCTGACGGCCAACGAAAGTGCGCTGGTGGTTCGCACCAGTTCTTTCTTCGGGCCCTGGGACGAATACAACTTCATCACTCGCTGTCTTAAAACGGTGAACCGAAATTTGAATTTCTATGCTCCGGAAGACACGAAGGTGTCCCCCACTTATGTTCCTGATCTGGTGAATGCCAGCTTAGATCTTTTGGTCGACCAAGAAAAAGGGTTGATCCATTTAACAAACGACGCGGACGTCAGTTGGTCGGACTTTGCAGCAATGGCAGTAAGTCACCTTCCAGAAAATAAGTCCGACTACATTATTAAAAAGTCCTATCAAGAATTGGGAGCGGTCGCACGAAGACCTCTGCACAGCTCGCTAAGCAGTGAACGCTTTCGCATTCTGCCCCCTTTGGAAGAAGCCTTGGATAGATACTTTCAACAACTGGAAATAGCGATTCTATAA